A DNA window from Paenibacillus sp. HWE-109 contains the following coding sequences:
- a CDS encoding tripartite tricarboxylate transporter permease, whose amino-acid sequence MDTLHAMLSGFQDAMTFHNLLYCLIGILVGNVIGVLPGLGPTATISLLLPFALTLPPESSIIMMAGIYYGAMYGGSITSTLLDLPGEAASVVTTLDGYQMTKQGRAGIALGIAAIGSFVAGTFSVIGLSFLAPGLANFAVRFGAPEYTVLTTLGILLVAYLGTKSFIKSAICALLGLLIATIGQDPITGSIRLTFGSTNLLGGIDFAAIAMGVFGVGEILYNLENLSKGTTVTTKVGRIWPTMKDFAQAKWAIVRGSIIGFLVGILPGGGSIIATVASYGVEKRLSKTPERFGKGAIEGVAGPESANNAAAGAAFIPLLTLGIPSDAVMALIFGTLLLNGVTPGPQLISDHPDLFWGVVSSMYIGNVMLLILNLPFVGLFIQLLRVKSSILMSFAVILTMIGVYSLGNDSFNMWVVLFFGILGYIMRKAGFDPAPMVLAFVLGKILESSFRQTMLLSNGDWGIFVTRPLSGGLIGLIVVLIGYSVFRWFWHKRRSA is encoded by the coding sequence ATGGATACATTACATGCAATGCTTTCTGGCTTCCAAGATGCCATGACCTTTCATAATCTGCTGTACTGCTTGATTGGGATTCTCGTCGGCAACGTCATTGGCGTACTGCCAGGGCTGGGTCCAACTGCGACGATTTCGCTATTGCTGCCTTTCGCCCTCACGCTTCCGCCGGAGAGTTCGATCATCATGATGGCGGGTATTTATTACGGTGCCATGTATGGCGGTTCGATTACCTCTACACTGCTGGATCTCCCAGGCGAAGCTGCGTCCGTCGTGACGACGTTAGACGGCTATCAGATGACAAAGCAGGGAAGAGCGGGGATTGCTCTAGGCATCGCTGCCATAGGGTCCTTCGTTGCAGGAACGTTCTCTGTTATCGGACTAAGCTTCCTCGCACCCGGACTTGCCAACTTCGCAGTGCGCTTCGGGGCTCCCGAGTACACCGTTCTTACAACGCTGGGCATTCTACTGGTGGCCTATTTAGGGACCAAATCGTTTATCAAAAGCGCTATCTGCGCCTTACTAGGTTTACTGATTGCCACCATCGGTCAGGATCCGATTACAGGATCGATTCGATTGACGTTCGGCTCAACGAACCTGTTGGGCGGCATAGATTTCGCGGCTATTGCGATGGGCGTGTTTGGTGTTGGGGAAATTCTATACAACTTGGAAAATTTGTCGAAGGGAACTACGGTCACTACGAAAGTAGGTCGGATCTGGCCGACGATGAAGGATTTTGCGCAAGCCAAATGGGCGATAGTGAGGGGATCGATCATTGGCTTCCTGGTGGGCATTTTACCCGGTGGCGGCTCAATTATTGCGACAGTGGCGTCCTATGGGGTAGAAAAACGTTTGTCCAAGACGCCGGAGCGATTCGGCAAAGGGGCAATCGAAGGTGTAGCTGGACCGGAGTCTGCGAATAATGCCGCAGCAGGGGCGGCTTTCATCCCCCTCTTAACGTTGGGTATTCCTTCGGATGCCGTTATGGCGCTCATTTTTGGAACATTGCTGTTGAACGGTGTGACACCTGGACCTCAGCTGATTTCGGATCATCCCGATCTATTCTGGGGAGTCGTGTCTTCCATGTATATCGGCAATGTCATGCTGCTTATCCTGAATCTGCCGTTTGTTGGCCTGTTCATTCAACTCCTGCGGGTGAAGAGCAGCATTCTGATGTCCTTCGCGGTCATTCTTACCATGATCGGCGTCTACAGTCTAGGCAACGACAGCTTCAATATGTGGGTAGTTTTGTTCTTCGGCATTCTGGGGTACATCATGCGGAAGGCCGGCTTCGATCCTGCTCCGATGGTGCTTGCGTTCGTGCTTGGGAAAATCCTCGAGAGTTCTTTCCGACAAACGATGCTGTTGTCCAACGGAGACTGGGGCATTTTCGTCACTCGGCCGCTTTCTGGAGGTTTAATTGGACTCATCGTTGTTTTGATTGGTTATTCTGTCTTCCGATGGTTCTGGCACAAAAGGCGCAGCGCCTAG